Proteins from a genomic interval of Thamnophis elegans isolate rThaEle1 chromosome 2, rThaEle1.pri, whole genome shotgun sequence:
- the LOC116524036 gene encoding oocyte zinc finger protein XlCOF26-like, producing the protein MVFVRTFTLKPPTYQKNFYQEEFGAERLQEPTQWDVFFDPKISEPLEVKSRGQQGLFLELIQASKADKKMHSSSSPVGSTVTKRNYPCSECGRSFDRRSNLIKHQRIHTGEKPYPCTECGKCFDQQSNLNVHLRVHTGEKPYGCPDCGKRFSIKSHLHGHYRIHTGEKPYECEDCGKSFRVKSSLNKHQRTHTGAAKLSKPPEIKSEGPRAILPEVTRVYAALKSEKIIKIMSRKPPIEITVSNKNFSCSECGKGFDRPSHISLHTRGSTPGKNHIRAFSAGNVFISSLT; encoded by the exons ATGGTGTTCGTGAGAACTTTCACGTT AAAGCCGCCCACCTACCAGAAAAATTTTTATCAGGAAGAGTTTGGAGCAGAACGACTTCAGGAGCCAACGCAGTGGGATGTGTTctttgatcccaaaatttctgaaCCACTGGAAGTCAAATCTAGAGGACAACAAGGGTTATTCCTGGAGCTCATACAAGCTTCTAAAGCTGACAAGAAAATGCACAGCAGTAGCTCCCCAGTAGGTTCTACTGTAACCAAAAGAAACTACCCCTGTTCTGAATGTGGGAGAAGTTTTGATCGCCGTTCCAACTTAATTAAACATCAGCGTATCCATACAGGAGAAAAGCCATATCCTTGTACAGAATGTGGGAAATGCTTTGACCAGCAGTCCAATCTAAACGTCCATCTAAGAGTCCAtactggagagaaaccatatggcTGCCCTGATTGCGGCAAAAGGTTTAGTATCAAATCACATTTACATGGACACTATAGgatacacacaggggagaagccttaCGAATGTGAAGACTGTGGGAAGAGCTTCCGTGTGAAATCTTCCCTAAATAAGCACCAGCGAACCCATACAGGAGCGGCCAAGCTCTCCAAACCACCTGAGATCAAATCAGAGGGTCCCCGGGCAATATTGCCAGAAGTGACACGGGTTTATGCAGCTCTCAaatcagaaaaaataattaaaattatgagTAGGAAGCCCCCTATAGAAATCACGGTGTCAAACAAGAATTTTTCCTGTTCTGAGTGTGGGAAAGGATTCGATCGGCCTTCACACATCTCATTACACACCAGAGGATCCACACCGGGGAAAAACCATATCCGTGCATTCAGTGCGGGAAACGTTTTCATCAGCAGTCTAACCTGA